In Nicotiana tabacum cultivar K326 chromosome 19, ASM71507v2, whole genome shotgun sequence, one DNA window encodes the following:
- the LOC107782989 gene encoding E3 ubiquitin-protein ligase BIG BROTHER-like isoform X3: protein MLPQRNVFYPIKMILATRIFWKMIDPDNMTYEELLDLGETVGTQSRGLPEELINLLPTTKYKSNSIFSRKKSEES, encoded by the exons ATGCTGCCGCAGAGGAAT GTGTTCTACCCCATCAAGATGATTCTAGCCACCAG GATATTTTGGAAGATGATAGACCCCGACAACATGACCTATGAG gagttgcttgatttAGGCGAAACAGTTGGAACTCAAAGTCGAGGGCTTCCCGAGGAGCTTATTAATTTACTTCCAACAACCAAATACAAGTCTAACAGCATCTTTTCCAGGAAAAAATCAGAAGAGAG
- the LOC107759519 gene encoding ADP,ATP carrier protein 1, mitochondrial-like isoform X1: MLIFQVQNFLDFLLEKRKKKLIHSSKSEETAMMIDQPQYPSVAHKVSGNFLVRSTQNRDLLAYQRPYKYGNQTKPLLHQCEGKYDMSMVSSYSSPVFVQAPSEKGISSFAVDFLMGGVSAAVSKTAAAPIERVKLLIQNQDEMIKAGRLSKPYSGITECFSRTMKDEGIMSLWRGNTANVIRYFPTQALNFAFKDYFKRLFNFKKERDGYWKWFAGNLASGGAAGASSLFFVYSLDYARTRLANDSKAAKGGGERQFNGLVDVYKKTLASDGVAGLYRGFNISCVGIIVYRGLYFGLYDSLKPVVLTGGLQDSFFASFALGWLITNGAGLASYPIDTVRRRMMMTSGEAVKYKSSMDAFTQIMKNEGAKSLFKGAGANILRAIAGAGVLSGYDKLQMLVLGKKYGSGGA, encoded by the exons ATGCTCATTTTTCAGGTACAAAACTTTCTTGATTTTCtcttggaaaaaagaaaaaaaaaactcataCATTCTTCAAAGAGTGAAG AGACAGCGATGATGATTGATCAGCCACAATACCCCTCTGTTGCTCATAAGGTATCTGGCAACTTCCTGGTTAGATCTACCCAAAATCGAGATCTTCTGGCGTACCAAAGGCCATACAAATATGGAAATCAGACGAAACCTTTGTTGCATCAATGTGAAGGAAAATATGACATGTCCATGGTTTCGTCGTACTCATCGCCAGTTTTTGTCCAAGCTCCTTCAGAGAAAGGTATTTCCAGCTTTGCAGTTGATTTTCTTATGGGTGGTGTCTCAGCAGCAGTGTCAAAGACAGCAGCTGCTCCAATTGAGCGCGTCAAACTCCTGATCCAAAACCAGGACGAAATGATCAAGGCTGGTCGGTTATCTAAACCATACAGTGGCATAACTGAATGTTTTAGCCGAACAATGAAGGACGAGGGGATTATGTCGTTGTGGAGAGGAAACACAGCAAACGTTATTCGTTATTTCCCAACTCAG GCCTTGAATTTTGCATTTAAAGATTACTTCAAGAGGCTTTTTAACTTCAAAAAGGAAAGAGACGGTTACTGGAAATGGTTTGCTGGCAACCTTGCATCAGGAGGCGCAGCTGGtgcatcttcccttttctttgtgTATTCACTTGACTATGCCCGAACAAGGCTAGCAAATGATAGTAAGGCTGCAAAAGGGGGAGGGGAGCGACAGTTCAATGGCCTTGTTGATGTCTACAAGAAGACACTAGCATCTGATGGAGTTGCTGGACTTTACCGTGGATTCAATATTTCATGTGTTGGGATCATTGTGTACCGTGGTCTCTACTTTGGTTTGTATGATTCTTTGAAACCAGTTGTCCTCACTGGAGGGCTACAG GATAGCTTCTTTGCTAGCTTTGCACTAGGGTGGTTAATTACAAATGGAGCTGGACTTGCATCCTATCCAATTGACACTGTTCGTCGGAGAATGATGATGACATCTGGTGAAGCAGTGAAATACAAAAGCTCAATGGATGCTTttactcaaataatgaagaatgagGGTGCAAAGTCTCTCTTCAAGGGTGCTGGTGCAAACATTCTTCGTGCCATTGCTGGCGCTGGTGTCCTTTCTGGCTACGACAAACTTCAAATGCTTGTACTCGGAAAGAAGTATGGATCTGGTGGTGCTTAA
- the LOC107759519 gene encoding ADP,ATP carrier protein 1, mitochondrial-like isoform X2, whose amino-acid sequence MMIDQPQYPSVAHKVSGNFLVRSTQNRDLLAYQRPYKYGNQTKPLLHQCEGKYDMSMVSSYSSPVFVQAPSEKGISSFAVDFLMGGVSAAVSKTAAAPIERVKLLIQNQDEMIKAGRLSKPYSGITECFSRTMKDEGIMSLWRGNTANVIRYFPTQALNFAFKDYFKRLFNFKKERDGYWKWFAGNLASGGAAGASSLFFVYSLDYARTRLANDSKAAKGGGERQFNGLVDVYKKTLASDGVAGLYRGFNISCVGIIVYRGLYFGLYDSLKPVVLTGGLQDSFFASFALGWLITNGAGLASYPIDTVRRRMMMTSGEAVKYKSSMDAFTQIMKNEGAKSLFKGAGANILRAIAGAGVLSGYDKLQMLVLGKKYGSGGA is encoded by the exons ATGATGATTGATCAGCCACAATACCCCTCTGTTGCTCATAAGGTATCTGGCAACTTCCTGGTTAGATCTACCCAAAATCGAGATCTTCTGGCGTACCAAAGGCCATACAAATATGGAAATCAGACGAAACCTTTGTTGCATCAATGTGAAGGAAAATATGACATGTCCATGGTTTCGTCGTACTCATCGCCAGTTTTTGTCCAAGCTCCTTCAGAGAAAGGTATTTCCAGCTTTGCAGTTGATTTTCTTATGGGTGGTGTCTCAGCAGCAGTGTCAAAGACAGCAGCTGCTCCAATTGAGCGCGTCAAACTCCTGATCCAAAACCAGGACGAAATGATCAAGGCTGGTCGGTTATCTAAACCATACAGTGGCATAACTGAATGTTTTAGCCGAACAATGAAGGACGAGGGGATTATGTCGTTGTGGAGAGGAAACACAGCAAACGTTATTCGTTATTTCCCAACTCAG GCCTTGAATTTTGCATTTAAAGATTACTTCAAGAGGCTTTTTAACTTCAAAAAGGAAAGAGACGGTTACTGGAAATGGTTTGCTGGCAACCTTGCATCAGGAGGCGCAGCTGGtgcatcttcccttttctttgtgTATTCACTTGACTATGCCCGAACAAGGCTAGCAAATGATAGTAAGGCTGCAAAAGGGGGAGGGGAGCGACAGTTCAATGGCCTTGTTGATGTCTACAAGAAGACACTAGCATCTGATGGAGTTGCTGGACTTTACCGTGGATTCAATATTTCATGTGTTGGGATCATTGTGTACCGTGGTCTCTACTTTGGTTTGTATGATTCTTTGAAACCAGTTGTCCTCACTGGAGGGCTACAG GATAGCTTCTTTGCTAGCTTTGCACTAGGGTGGTTAATTACAAATGGAGCTGGACTTGCATCCTATCCAATTGACACTGTTCGTCGGAGAATGATGATGACATCTGGTGAAGCAGTGAAATACAAAAGCTCAATGGATGCTTttactcaaataatgaagaatgagGGTGCAAAGTCTCTCTTCAAGGGTGCTGGTGCAAACATTCTTCGTGCCATTGCTGGCGCTGGTGTCCTTTCTGGCTACGACAAACTTCAAATGCTTGTACTCGGAAAGAAGTATGGATCTGGTGGTGCTTAA